In Amia ocellicauda isolate fAmiCal2 chromosome 3, fAmiCal2.hap1, whole genome shotgun sequence, the DNA window ttattaagaaagaaagaaagaaaatccggCAGGTGTGTCAGCTTCACAAATCGACATTACGTAAACAATTGGACGCTTGGTGCCAAACAAATCCAATGCACACATTGCAAACGCATCCCTCTCCAAACCAGATCTACCCGTCAAAGTGGTGCAACTATGCGCGATTGACTTTTGCCCAGCCTGAGGAACTGCTGCATTGTTATCTTTCATTCTGGCTGGCGAgctgtaataataatgtaattcatGGCCGCTGCGTATGTTTCCTACTGGGTGTTTAAGCTCGCTGACTCGCACCCCACAGTTGCCTATTCCGTGCATGCAAAAGCCCGGCTGCGGAAGGTAAACAGTCCCGGTTTGCAGACATCATGATACCTCCCTGGCACGGGCATCATTTCAGTGTCTTTCTGCTCATTCTGACAATACAAACTTGTGATTGCGACGCCTATCGGAAAGCCCTTGCAAGTTTACTATGAAAACGCATGGCCGTGCAGTCATTCCGTGTTATTTTTGACGTTTAATTTCCGTGCCTGGAGAATCGCGGCGTTACAGCAGCTCAGCAGGATGCGCTCAGTCTCGTGTCGCCTCTCCGCGAGCGGCAGCTCACTCACCTTAGCAACGACACGGCCGGTTACTACCCGCTGTGATTGACACACGGACAGCCAATGGCAAGGGCGCTTTCTCCGGGCCTGCGGGGATGTTAGCCAATCGGAAAGCAGCTCAATAGTTCCTCGGTGTGAAGTTGAACGGCGAACGTGTGGGTCAGGTGGTCCAAGATGGCGGCGCCCTGGGTGGTGAGTGATCATTGCTGAGCTTCAACACGGAGATCAAATCTACGGAACCCGCGCTCAAATAAGATGCGAGTGACAGTGTTGTGTTAAGGTAacctttttcatttaaatgtcataaattgtagattGGGTTGTGTGAAACATTGATGGCGGAGCATTTTCAAGGTCACCAGCTTTCAGTTCTTGAGCCTGGGCTTGTGTGTTAAGTTTAAATGACTTGCATGCAGCTGCTATGTTTAGTCTAGTAattacatgtgtgtgtttgtgtaagaaTATAGACATCGCATGTGCCAGGCATGCGATGCATAATCAGAGCGATTTTGACTAGCTATCTGGAAACCTTTAATTGCATTGCCATCGTTGTAATTGTTTTATCacctatatatatgtgtatgtatgcatttaggAATCAAGATGTCAGACAGAAACACGTTTTCAGAACTGCCCGCTGCAAGAGAAGGGGCAGACAGACCCCTTCCTAGAGCCGTGGTCATGGAGTTAATTATGAAGAAGTTTGAACAACTTCCAGACACAGACAAGTGAGCATCCATGTTTCCATCTCTTGTTACTTGACTAGTTATAGTAACTGAGTTATGCATACATCTACATTGAAGAATATGCAACTGAGTTTTAATGCATGAttttaatgtgaattgcagtCTTTATCAGTTTTATTCAGGGGACATTTCACATTAAAGAAAACCCTATGCATCCACTTTCAACATGTCCTCATTGCGCAGGAAGTTCTACAGCTACGGCCCGGTGTACTTGGGGATAAACGCGGCTTTCTCGGGACTGATCGCCAACAGTTTCTTCCGGCGATTACTACACGTTTCTCAAGCCCTGCTCACTTCGAGTTTGCCCATGGCTATTCTTCCCTTTCTGACTACTGTGGCACTATATAACGGCGTTGTTTCACAGCCTTTACTTTCAGGTTAGTAATACGTTTGCTAGAATGTATTTTGGGATGTATTCAGACAATATTAATACTTGCGAAAAATGTATACCTGCAAACATCTTTTTTATTCTTccattttgtgtatttaggagACCTCAACTGTCCTACTTGTGTTGTAGTCAGAGGTGGGCTGGTCGGCTCTCTTGCGGGTGGCTTGTATCCTATATTGTTAGCCTTACCTGTGAATGCAGCTCTTGCAGCAAGGTAAGTAATCTGTCCAGATGGGACATATTGACTTCAATCaacaattttaaatgcatgttttataattgttcaGACCAAATGCACAGTGTAGTTAACTACTGTTTCTCCTGTAAGCATTGTGTGATAGAACCTCTTCGTTTACATGTGTTCAATTAAGATTGCAGGACTTGGCTCTAATCAACAGCTTTAGTTTACTTGCATGGTTTCAGTGTCCTAGCAGTTCCTTGGTTCAGTCTTTTGACCAGTAACTGCACCATAA includes these proteins:
- the tmem126a gene encoding transmembrane protein 126A, with amino-acid sequence MSDRNTFSELPAAREGADRPLPRAVVMELIMKKFEQLPDTDKKFYSYGPVYLGINAAFSGLIANSFFRRLLHVSQALLTSSLPMAILPFLTTVALYNGVVSQPLLSGDLNCPTCVVVRGGLVGSLAGGLYPILLALPVNAALAARYNTSPMPEKGTALRFWSQVSQPVLKRMGFVLILQAVFGIYLSSRHYGIYNKMLQLPSPDSEVLMD